Within Desulfobacter sp., the genomic segment TGAATAACATTCCTTATCAGCCATCTTTTCTCTCCCTTTGATATTGTGATTGTTGAGAAGCGACTGCTCAGTATCTGGGCTATCAGAAAAGGGACGTGGATTCAATGGCTATTGTTGAAAATAGATAGAATCTGAATAGGAGTCAGAACGTACAGACGAAACCGAACTAAGATTTCATGTGCTTATGGAATACGTCTAGGATTTCAAGTGCTGCGTCTGAATCTTTCTTTGATAGTTCTGCGAATATAGATTTGATTCTTGAAACGGTCTTGGTATCATCATCAATTACAGCATTTAGAAGCTCTCCAGGGGGCACCTCAAGAGATTCTGCTATCTTGACCAGGATCTCAACGGACAGGTTGACCTGGCCACGCTCTATTTCTCCAAGATATTTATAACTGATACCAGCCAGCTCCGCCAATGCTTGCTGGCTGAGCTTTTGCTCTCCTCTAAGATCTTTGATATGTTTTCCGATGTTCTCTAAAGCGTCTGTCATTCGGCCATCTCCTTAATTTTCTATTTTTAAGATGACCGGCGATTTATATAAACCCACGATGATGGGTATTTAATTGTTCAAATTAACACCAATAGGTGTTATATAAATGCCATGATCGATAATCCAAATCTTAGTTTTGAGACATAGCCTGGTTAGGACGTTTTCAATTTCAACGAAGGATAAAATAATGAACTCATTAAAGAGATTGTTTAGAACCTCTATTGTCATTTTGTTTGCTACTGTATTTCTTTTCGGCTGCGGTTCTAACCCAACCGATGTGGTTAAAGATGCTCATCTGAAACTGGACAATTCAATCACCCTTGGTGATGCCCTCGAAAAGAACAAGCACCTCACTGGCCAGACTTGGGAAGAATTTGAAGATGACATGGGCA encodes:
- a CDS encoding helix-turn-helix transcriptional regulator — protein: MTDALENIGKHIKDLRGEQKLSQQALAELAGISYKYLGEIERGQVNLSVEILVKIAESLEVPPGELLNAVIDDDTKTVSRIKSIFAELSKKDSDAALEILDVFHKHMKS